Proteins encoded together in one Citromicrobium bathyomarinum window:
- a CDS encoding Rieske 2Fe-2S domain-containing protein has translation MTKIEAAGRTICVAHLEEHGFRAIDDRCTHEDESLSEGYLCDESVECPMHSSRFSFLTGEVTGVPAWIPVRTYPVEVEGDSVFLIIEESEEASA, from the coding sequence ATGACCAAGATCGAGGCGGCAGGCCGGACGATCTGCGTTGCCCACCTGGAAGAGCACGGGTTCCGCGCGATCGACGATCGCTGCACGCACGAGGATGAATCACTCAGCGAAGGCTATCTTTGCGACGAGAGCGTGGAATGCCCCATGCACAGTTCCCGCTTCAGCTTTCTCACTGGCGAAGTCACCGGCGTGCCGGCTTGGATTCCGGTCCGGACCTATCCGGTCGAGGTCGAAGGTGACAGCGTTTTCCTTATCATCGAAGAATCGGAAGAAGCGTCGGCATGA
- a CDS encoding cytochrome P450 yields the protein MASDSSAQAGQCPFSRVEIEKLDVLQKVLRSKAVEEDANVSADNYLHPDELGAINVKAFQEGNLAMSKGDAHRKRRRLLNQLVRPEQLVHYREEIILPAVQRWMGRKAEENADGTFSIDLAGVVELIFLEFAAKIIGIQGVESEEGMARLRGCALPIFGGLSAAHFENREEVTNAGLEARKVFVEEFYKPSLEFAKSQLAQVKAGNLSEDEVPLNLLHMIATEAVEDYADEETGVKEAILFFVATTGTSAQAVMSTVDYLIGWFEEHPEDRQRIEDMEFVSNALQETLRLRAPFIPYLTRLAVDDVDAEEVAIKAGDEIHAYIARAGRDSDVFGGDSNQFNPDRTIPEGINRYGLAFATGPHQCLGLRTVLGNDGKSGSHLRMVQGLFRAGIRRDPDQQVQTLPLKHSDDPRDQIPTFVSFPVILDNWSKVA from the coding sequence ATGGCATCCGATTCATCGGCGCAAGCCGGACAATGCCCTTTTTCGCGCGTCGAAATTGAAAAGCTCGATGTTCTGCAGAAGGTGTTGCGGTCCAAGGCCGTCGAAGAAGATGCAAACGTCTCCGCAGACAATTACCTCCACCCGGACGAATTGGGGGCCATCAACGTCAAGGCGTTTCAGGAGGGTAACCTTGCCATGAGCAAGGGCGATGCACACCGCAAGCGTCGCCGGCTCCTAAACCAACTGGTGCGGCCAGAGCAGCTCGTACATTACCGCGAGGAAATCATCCTCCCGGCAGTCCAGCGCTGGATGGGGCGCAAGGCAGAAGAAAATGCCGATGGCACCTTCAGCATCGATTTGGCGGGCGTAGTCGAGCTCATCTTCCTCGAATTTGCGGCCAAGATCATCGGTATCCAGGGCGTCGAGTCCGAGGAAGGCATGGCGCGCTTGCGCGGCTGTGCGCTGCCCATCTTCGGTGGCCTGAGCGCGGCCCATTTCGAAAATCGCGAAGAAGTGACCAATGCGGGGCTCGAAGCACGGAAGGTATTCGTAGAGGAATTCTACAAGCCGTCACTCGAGTTTGCGAAGAGCCAGCTGGCACAGGTCAAAGCCGGAAATCTGTCTGAAGACGAGGTGCCGCTCAATCTGCTGCACATGATCGCAACCGAAGCAGTCGAGGATTATGCCGACGAAGAAACCGGGGTCAAGGAAGCCATCCTGTTTTTCGTCGCAACCACGGGTACGAGTGCGCAGGCCGTCATGTCGACGGTCGACTATCTCATCGGCTGGTTCGAGGAACATCCCGAGGATCGCCAGCGCATCGAAGACATGGAATTCGTCTCGAATGCGCTCCAGGAAACGCTGCGCTTGCGCGCACCTTTCATTCCCTATCTTACGCGACTTGCCGTCGACGATGTCGATGCCGAGGAAGTCGCCATCAAGGCGGGCGACGAAATCCATGCCTACATTGCGCGAGCCGGCCGGGACTCTGACGTGTTCGGGGGTGACTCAAACCAGTTCAACCCGGACCGGACAATTCCCGAAGGCATCAATCGCTATGGGCTCGCATTCGCCACAGGCCCGCACCAATGCCTGGGTTTGCGTACCGTGCTCGGCAATGACGGTAAGAGCGGTAGCCATTTGCGCATGGTTCAGGGCCTGTTCCGTGCGGGTATCCGGCGCGATCCCGATCAGCAGGTCCAGACGCTGCCTCTCAAGCATTCGGATGATCCACGTGACCAGATCCCGACATTCGTTTCTTTCCCGGTGATCCTGGACAATTGGAGTAAAGTGGCATGA
- a CDS encoding IS5 family transposase, with product MWTDTSRQQHSRPGLRYPSDLRDAEWALIEPLLPPAKPGGRPRCADLREVMNAILYLATSGCQWRMLPKDFPPLSTVQRYFYAWRDSGLWQTINHLLVMAARQIEGREASPSAGVIDSQSVKTTESGGPRGYDAGKKIMGRKRHIITDTLGLMLFVTIHAASIQDRDGAVDLIKAIRYRFPWLRHLFADGGYAGDKLIGALQGHGQWTLEIVRRCDTARGFVLLPRRWVVERTFAWLGRCRRLAKDWERTIESSTAWTTIAHIRRLTRLIASHCQIA from the coding sequence ATGTGGACCGATACCTCCCGGCAGCAGCATAGCCGCCCGGGTCTACGTTATCCAAGCGATTTGCGCGATGCCGAGTGGGCCTTGATCGAGCCTCTGTTGCCGCCCGCGAAACCTGGCGGCAGGCCGCGCTGCGCCGACCTGCGCGAGGTGATGAACGCGATCCTCTATCTGGCAACAAGCGGTTGCCAATGGCGGATGCTGCCCAAGGATTTCCCTCCGCTCTCGACGGTTCAACGCTATTTCTATGCCTGGCGCGACAGCGGCCTATGGCAGACGATCAATCACCTGCTGGTGATGGCTGCGCGCCAGATCGAAGGGCGCGAGGCCAGCCCCAGCGCCGGGGTGATCGATAGCCAGAGCGTCAAGACCACCGAGAGTGGCGGCCCACGGGGCTACGATGCGGGCAAGAAGATCATGGGACGCAAGCGTCACATCATCACCGATACGCTCGGACTGATGTTGTTCGTCACCATCCACGCTGCCAGCATTCAGGATCGCGACGGGGCGGTCGATCTCATCAAGGCAATCCGCTACCGCTTCCCGTGGCTGCGCCACCTCTTCGCCGATGGGGGCTACGCAGGCGACAAGCTCATCGGCGCGCTTCAAGGGCATGGGCAATGGACGCTCGAGATCGTGCGCCGCTGCGACACCGCCAGGGGCTTTGTTCTGCTCCCGCGCCGCTGGGTGGTCGAGCGCACCTTCGCCTGGCTCGGCAGATGTCGACGGCTCGCAAAGGACTGGGAAAGAACTATCGAAAGTTCCACCGCATGGACTACCATCGCCCACATCCGCCGCCTCACCCGCCTCATCGCAAGCCACTGCCAGATCGCATAA
- a CDS encoding SDR family oxidoreductase, whose translation MRFDGKTVMITGAGSGIGQEAAAAFIAEGATVAGIDLSEGGLTSTGNMLGDGERRFHPIVADVGDENSVRSAVKEAHSINGRLDIAFNNAGITQSSSLAADIPVDEFERVLRINVMGVWLCMREQIQLMLQQDSGGAIVNTASFLSVHSMAQQTAYVASKAAVLGMSKNAAIEYAEQNIRINCVAPGGTPTGMMKQSLSGLDADAEVAARQAIANMHPMKRLASTRDIANAVMFLSSPEAAFVTGIFLPVDGGWSAL comes from the coding sequence ATGCGCTTCGACGGAAAAACTGTAATGATCACGGGCGCCGGCAGCGGGATCGGCCAAGAGGCGGCCGCCGCATTCATTGCCGAAGGTGCGACTGTGGCGGGCATAGACTTGTCCGAAGGCGGGTTGACCTCAACCGGCAATATGCTGGGAGATGGCGAGCGTAGGTTTCATCCCATCGTCGCGGATGTTGGCGATGAGAACTCGGTTCGTTCAGCCGTCAAGGAAGCTCATTCCATCAACGGCCGCCTCGACATAGCCTTCAACAATGCTGGGATCACCCAGTCTTCCAGCCTGGCCGCCGACATCCCCGTGGACGAATTCGAGCGGGTGTTACGGATCAACGTGATGGGCGTGTGGCTTTGCATGCGTGAACAGATCCAGTTGATGCTGCAGCAGGATTCCGGCGGCGCGATCGTCAATACCGCATCGTTTCTAAGCGTTCATTCGATGGCGCAGCAAACCGCATACGTGGCCAGCAAGGCGGCTGTTCTGGGAATGTCCAAAAACGCTGCCATCGAATATGCCGAGCAGAATATTCGCATCAACTGTGTTGCTCCAGGTGGGACACCCACGGGCATGATGAAGCAGAGCCTCTCCGGTCTCGATGCCGATGCGGAGGTTGCAGCGCGTCAAGCAATTGCAAACATGCATCCAATGAAGCGGCTCGCGTCAACACGAGATATCGCGAACGCCGTCATGTTCCTGTCGTCGCCGGAAGCAGCCTTCGTGACTGGCATCTTCCTGCCGGTCGACGGGGGATGGTCAGCGCTCTGA
- a CDS encoding alpha/beta fold hydrolase, which translates to MPQRFELEFEWLHLAYDESQAFTETYGFAGNQGAVNVEGILIRPRDQPSDTLQVYMHPASTLQLLPVPREAAHRGAHVLCAGSRYARNDTACILEKVLLDLGAYIRHAKEVLGYKHVVLVGWSGGGSLSLFYQSQAENPSITGTPAGDPIDLAGARLIPADAVVFQAAHSSRAQLLLDVIDPSVIDEDDPDTRDQSLDIYGDQVNPPFDTAFLERYRGAQLARVRKITANVKDTLERLRNAGGKEKERGFVTHRTLADPRFLDPALDPNDRPIGWCYLGDPETVNSGPVGLARFSTLRSWLSQWSIDDTNADGIKCAEQISAPLLLIENSADDAVPSYHCQSVFKAAGTVDKQYHRIDGATHYYVGQPDHLSRAIDLTEGWLADRRLLGR; encoded by the coding sequence ATGCCGCAGCGCTTCGAACTGGAATTCGAATGGCTTCATCTCGCCTATGACGAGAGCCAGGCCTTCACCGAAACATATGGCTTTGCTGGAAACCAAGGCGCGGTGAACGTCGAAGGAATTTTGATTCGACCGCGCGACCAGCCGAGCGACACGCTGCAGGTCTACATGCATCCCGCTTCGACCCTGCAATTGCTTCCGGTTCCGCGCGAAGCTGCGCATCGCGGCGCGCACGTCCTTTGTGCAGGCAGCCGTTATGCAAGGAACGATACCGCCTGCATTCTCGAAAAGGTTTTGCTCGATCTGGGCGCGTATATCCGGCACGCCAAGGAAGTGCTTGGCTACAAGCATGTGGTGCTCGTCGGATGGAGCGGCGGTGGTTCCCTTTCGCTGTTCTATCAGTCTCAGGCCGAAAATCCTTCCATAACGGGGACGCCTGCCGGGGATCCCATAGACCTCGCAGGGGCGCGGCTGATTCCGGCTGATGCAGTAGTTTTCCAGGCGGCACACAGTTCCCGCGCGCAACTCCTGCTCGATGTCATAGATCCTTCCGTCATCGATGAAGACGATCCTGATACGCGTGACCAGTCGCTGGACATCTACGGAGACCAGGTAAATCCGCCATTCGACACCGCTTTCCTGGAGCGCTACCGGGGCGCGCAACTGGCGCGCGTGCGCAAGATCACGGCTAATGTGAAGGACACGCTCGAACGACTCCGCAATGCTGGAGGAAAAGAGAAGGAGCGTGGTTTCGTCACGCACCGCACCCTTGCAGACCCCCGGTTCCTCGATCCTGCGCTCGACCCCAATGATCGCCCGATCGGATGGTGCTATCTGGGCGATCCCGAAACGGTGAATTCCGGCCCCGTTGGGCTCGCGCGCTTCTCGACCCTACGCAGCTGGCTCTCGCAATGGTCTATCGACGACACCAATGCCGATGGGATCAAATGCGCGGAGCAGATATCCGCTCCGTTGCTGCTGATCGAAAACTCGGCTGACGATGCAGTGCCAAGCTATCATTGCCAGTCAGTCTTCAAGGCCGCAGGCACCGTGGACAAGCAGTACCATCGGATAGATGGGGCCACTCACTACTACGTCGGCCAGCCAGATCATTTGAGCAGAGCCATAGACCTTACCGAGGGCTGGTTGGCCGACCGACGACTTCTGGGGCGGTGA
- a CDS encoding LuxR C-terminal-related transcriptional regulator, with product MPFWTQLSETKLMQLESEFPKLIMSIGQKSFGAHLLRLLNATCGAEHASVFNLTKDDLVEITAVSIDGSDTAHRQVEIYLKEGLWRKDPSLDEARQQLRIEDAAVVRTDVEHLSNPTLRDLVYGEPHVQDRLLICARNGDNILGLSVLRTSKKGPFTSEDVESIRSISNSIFAVVAKHINLSWDGPDVSVALTSLEEIEACIEECASELPRREAQVSARIIFGMTTTGIGLELEISDETVMTYRKRSYQRLEIATQRELLLWYLELWSKWQNRSTRECDLTLSNSDRDRDRRLPRASTGITSRKTIGSQVSAAA from the coding sequence ATGCCTTTTTGGACCCAATTGTCCGAGACGAAGCTCATGCAATTGGAGTCGGAGTTTCCGAAACTGATCATGTCGATCGGTCAAAAGTCTTTCGGCGCCCACCTGCTTCGCCTTCTTAACGCAACTTGCGGAGCGGAACACGCATCAGTCTTTAATCTCACTAAAGACGATCTCGTAGAAATTACGGCAGTGAGTATCGACGGCTCGGACACGGCGCACCGCCAAGTGGAAATCTACCTGAAGGAGGGCCTGTGGCGCAAAGATCCTTCTCTCGACGAGGCGCGACAACAACTGCGTATCGAGGATGCCGCGGTTGTTCGGACCGATGTAGAGCACCTATCAAACCCGACCTTACGAGATCTGGTCTATGGTGAGCCTCATGTTCAGGACCGACTTCTGATCTGCGCACGGAATGGTGACAACATTTTGGGATTAAGTGTCCTCCGAACATCAAAGAAAGGTCCCTTCACCTCAGAGGATGTGGAATCGATCCGGTCAATTTCCAATTCGATTTTCGCGGTCGTCGCGAAGCACATCAACCTGTCCTGGGATGGACCCGATGTCTCGGTGGCGCTCACCTCGCTTGAGGAAATTGAAGCTTGCATCGAGGAATGCGCAAGCGAACTGCCTCGGCGGGAGGCGCAGGTATCGGCTCGTATCATATTCGGCATGACCACGACGGGGATCGGCCTGGAGCTTGAGATCAGTGACGAGACAGTCATGACCTATCGCAAGCGTTCGTATCAGCGATTGGAGATCGCAACACAGCGCGAGCTTCTTCTCTGGTACCTCGAGCTTTGGAGTAAGTGGCAAAACCGATCGACGCGCGAGTGTGATCTTACGCTGTCCAATTCTGACAGGGACCGAGACAGGAGGCTGCCCCGCGCGAGCACCGGTATCACGTCTCGCAAGACGATAGGCTCGCAGGTAAGCGCGGCGGCCTAG
- a CDS encoding VOC family protein, whose product MTVHETQSTKLTPLMLNHAAWVTHDVEATADFYMNVMGMDLASTVVGNSVPSTGDEFPYFHIFFRMKDGSTIAFFEAPGLPERPAVSHPAYEIFDHIALQAESREEVDEWFDWLTSKGLEVVGPTDHDGLIYSVYFKDPNGIRLEITYPTDPDWNNHSEKGIAHLKAWKDGKQRAIEMGSDIVQSMTNVINDIKRAR is encoded by the coding sequence ATGACCGTCCACGAAACCCAGTCGACAAAGCTAACTCCGCTCATGCTCAACCACGCAGCGTGGGTGACGCATGATGTCGAGGCCACCGCTGACTTCTACATGAACGTCATGGGGATGGACCTCGCGAGTACCGTGGTCGGCAATTCGGTGCCTTCGACCGGCGACGAATTTCCCTACTTTCATATCTTCTTTCGCATGAAGGACGGGTCGACAATTGCGTTCTTCGAAGCTCCGGGACTGCCAGAGCGACCCGCCGTCTCGCACCCGGCATACGAGATATTCGATCATATCGCGCTTCAGGCTGAGAGTCGGGAGGAAGTCGACGAGTGGTTCGATTGGCTGACGTCAAAGGGCCTGGAGGTTGTAGGACCAACCGATCACGATGGCCTCATCTACAGTGTGTATTTCAAGGATCCGAACGGGATCAGGCTGGAAATCACTTATCCTACCGATCCCGACTGGAACAATCATTCGGAGAAGGGCATCGCGCATCTCAAAGCGTGGAAAGACGGCAAGCAGCGCGCGATCGAGATGGGTTCAGACATCGTCCAATCGATGACGAACGTCATCAACGACATCAAGCGAGCGCGTTGA
- the leuD gene encoding 3-isopropylmalate dehydratase small subunit, with protein MTRFERLEATAAPIPIDNIDTDKILPGEFLKTVERKGLGRALFARMRYRADGSLNPDFVLNRVPWGNAGILVAGANFGCGSSREHAPWALLDFGIRCIIAESFAEIFYNNCFKNGILPIVLAVPEISALRETVADAGRARVRVDLIGQTVTYGGGIELPFDIAEGRKRALIEGRDEIAETLSLRSTLLAWQQANCRELPPILLGVE; from the coding sequence ATGACCCGTTTCGAACGCCTTGAAGCGACTGCGGCTCCCATACCTATCGACAATATCGACACCGACAAGATACTTCCCGGAGAGTTTCTGAAGACCGTCGAGCGCAAGGGTCTCGGCCGTGCCCTGTTTGCGAGAATGCGATATCGTGCCGACGGTTCACTCAATCCCGACTTCGTTCTCAACCGTGTGCCATGGGGCAATGCGGGCATTCTCGTGGCAGGGGCAAACTTCGGGTGCGGCTCGAGCAGGGAGCATGCGCCATGGGCCCTGCTGGATTTCGGAATTCGTTGCATCATAGCCGAAAGCTTTGCCGAAATCTTTTACAACAACTGCTTCAAGAATGGCATTTTGCCGATCGTTCTTGCCGTTCCTGAAATATCTGCGCTTCGAGAAACAGTGGCAGATGCTGGGCGGGCGCGGGTACGGGTCGATCTGATTGGTCAGACGGTGACCTACGGCGGCGGTATCGAGCTGCCCTTCGATATCGCCGAAGGACGGAAGCGCGCTTTGATCGAAGGGCGTGACGAGATCGCCGAAACGTTGAGCCTTCGGTCCACCTTGTTGGCCTGGCAGCAGGCCAACTGCCGCGAATTGCCGCCAATATTACTAGGCGTTGAGTAG
- the leuC gene encoding 3-isopropylmalate dehydratase large subunit produces MYEKIWDAHAILEMDDGTWLLHIDRHLVNEVTSPQAFEGLRMQDRTVAHPELTIAVADHNVPTDNRDGPIEDPASRLQVETLERNVEQFKVPYIPLRSARQGIVHVVGPELGLTQPGMTIVCGDSHTSTHGAFGALAFGIGTSEVEHVLATQTLRQRPSKTMLVRIDNALCAGASAKDLALHVIGTLGTAGGTGYVVEYAGAAVEALDMAGRMTLCNLTIEAGARAGMIAPDRKTFDWLHGRPNVAQGEEFDAAVERWGALRSDASAKFDKTVIIDARDVAPMVTWGTSPDAVVPINGVVPDPEDFPEQQKPQLHAMLDYMGLAPGQAIEGLPIDVVFIGSCTNGRLEDLAAAAEIVRGKKVASGVRALIVPGSGQVRLQAEDLGLDLVFLEAGFEWREAGCSMCLGMNPDRLAPGERCASTSNRNFEGRQGTGGRTHLVSPAVAAASALSGKIADPRKLER; encoded by the coding sequence ATGTACGAAAAAATCTGGGATGCTCATGCCATTCTGGAGATGGACGACGGGACGTGGCTTCTTCACATCGACCGGCACCTCGTGAACGAAGTTACTAGCCCCCAGGCATTCGAGGGCTTGCGCATGCAAGACCGGACCGTCGCACATCCTGAGCTGACGATCGCAGTGGCTGACCACAATGTGCCCACCGATAACCGTGACGGACCGATTGAAGACCCGGCCAGCCGGCTCCAGGTCGAAACGCTGGAGCGCAATGTCGAGCAGTTTAAAGTCCCCTACATTCCCTTACGCAGCGCGCGGCAGGGCATCGTGCATGTCGTCGGACCGGAGCTTGGCCTGACCCAACCCGGCATGACTATCGTTTGTGGAGACAGCCATACATCGACCCATGGAGCATTTGGCGCTTTGGCATTCGGGATCGGAACCAGTGAAGTTGAGCACGTACTTGCTACGCAAACCCTGCGTCAGAGGCCGTCAAAAACGATGCTTGTTCGGATCGACAACGCCCTATGCGCGGGCGCCTCGGCAAAGGATCTTGCTCTTCATGTGATCGGTACACTCGGGACCGCAGGCGGCACCGGATACGTCGTCGAATATGCCGGAGCTGCTGTCGAAGCGCTCGATATGGCCGGGCGAATGACGTTATGTAATCTCACCATCGAAGCAGGTGCTCGCGCAGGCATGATTGCGCCGGACCGAAAGACTTTTGATTGGTTGCATGGCCGCCCGAATGTTGCGCAAGGTGAAGAATTCGACGCAGCAGTCGAAAGATGGGGTGCGCTGCGATCTGACGCTTCGGCGAAATTCGACAAGACCGTCATCATCGACGCCCGCGATGTGGCGCCCATGGTCACATGGGGAACAAGCCCTGATGCGGTCGTACCTATCAATGGTGTGGTTCCCGATCCTGAAGACTTTCCAGAACAGCAGAAGCCGCAACTACACGCGATGCTCGATTACATGGGTCTCGCGCCGGGACAGGCAATCGAGGGCCTCCCGATAGACGTTGTTTTCATTGGCAGCTGTACGAATGGGCGGCTGGAGGACTTGGCCGCAGCAGCGGAAATCGTGCGTGGAAAAAAGGTCGCCAGCGGCGTGCGCGCCCTGATCGTACCGGGTTCCGGCCAGGTCCGCCTGCAGGCAGAAGATCTGGGACTCGATCTCGTTTTCCTGGAGGCGGGGTTTGAGTGGCGGGAAGCTGGCTGCTCGATGTGTCTTGGCATGAATCCGGATCGACTGGCGCCTGGCGAACGGTGTGCCTCCACCTCGAACCGCAATTTCGAAGGCCGCCAGGGCACCGGCGGACGTACCCATCTTGTCTCGCCCGCGGTCGCGGCCGCAAGTGCGCTGTCGGGCAAGATCGCTGATCCCAGAAAGCTTGAGCGATGA
- a CDS encoding hydroxymethylglutaryl-CoA lyase, with translation MRKIQIVEVGPRDGFQPIKDFIPTEQKFEFIDRLYAAGIRRMEAGAFVSTSAVPQMADAPEILAHCARYADLDVQMLVPTNRQAERALQAGAGHIAFVMSASPAHNQSNVRRTPEESVEEFALLVSELPSEVKVRINLATSFDCPFDGPVAQDAVLQILARLSEITPAAEIALCDTTGRVTPDRVSALFARAVSEIPQVGGWAFHGHDTYGLGVANALAAMGEGVTVIDSAFAGLGGCPFAPGATGNVATEDLVWTLDAMGVETGIDLDRLLTASLQAERIPGAATGGRVRNALRAKLTEAV, from the coding sequence ATGCGTAAAATCCAGATTGTCGAGGTCGGACCTCGTGACGGTTTCCAACCGATCAAGGACTTTATTCCGACCGAGCAAAAGTTCGAATTCATCGATCGCCTCTATGCAGCAGGCATCAGGCGGATGGAGGCGGGCGCCTTTGTCAGTACCAGCGCGGTTCCGCAGATGGCCGACGCGCCCGAAATTCTCGCGCACTGCGCCAGATACGCAGATCTTGATGTCCAGATGCTGGTTCCTACCAACCGTCAAGCCGAGCGGGCGCTCCAGGCCGGTGCCGGGCATATTGCCTTCGTGATGTCCGCATCGCCGGCGCACAACCAGAGCAATGTGCGTCGTACTCCAGAAGAATCGGTCGAGGAGTTTGCGCTGCTGGTCAGCGAATTGCCGTCCGAAGTGAAGGTCAGGATCAATTTGGCTACATCCTTCGACTGTCCCTTTGACGGGCCGGTAGCACAGGACGCGGTTCTGCAAATCCTCGCGCGATTGTCGGAGATTACACCTGCAGCCGAAATCGCCCTTTGCGACACGACCGGGCGGGTCACCCCAGACAGGGTCTCTGCATTGTTTGCCCGCGCGGTCTCCGAAATCCCGCAAGTCGGCGGATGGGCTTTCCATGGTCACGATACATATGGACTGGGGGTGGCGAATGCACTCGCGGCTATGGGGGAAGGTGTGACGGTGATCGATTCAGCGTTCGCCGGCCTCGGCGGCTGTCCATTCGCTCCGGGAGCAACCGGAAATGTTGCAACCGAGGATCTCGTCTGGACGCTAGATGCGATGGGGGTCGAAACCGGGATTGATCTTGATCGCCTCTTGACTGCATCATTGCAGGCCGAGCGCATACCGGGCGCGGCAACCGGTGGGCGAGTGCGCAATGCCCTGCGCGCAAAATTGACGGAGGCGGTGTGA
- a CDS encoding CoA transferase, translated as MSESATLPGVLDGVRVLEIGHFVAAPFCTRLLADLGAEVVKIEPLRGDPVRQWGAQVDGKSLWWSVHGRNKQSIALDLKSEEGRRIAIDLAQKCDVVVENFRPGQLTKMGLGPDVLREGNRDLIVAHISGYGQTGPGKDRAAFGVIGEAVGGLRYLTDHPPGTSDLPPVRVGISVGDSLAGLYAALGIVSALWRRERRGSDQRYQTVDVALTESVLSLMEGMLPEFGALGRIKQPTGGAIATAAPSNAYPSKQGEFVLIAANSEPLFAALAELMERRDLIGDERFAGNAERVANASELDRIITGWSQSLDTQQLLYSLESAGIPSSKVYTAEDIATDEQYRARGMVREVADPRFGDVLHPGIVPHFPGAPGSVRNTGPETGADGVRIVRELLGYDAGKIAQLQQSGVLK; from the coding sequence GTGAGCGAGTCCGCAACCCTGCCAGGCGTTCTTGACGGGGTCAGAGTGCTTGAGATCGGCCACTTCGTGGCCGCGCCGTTCTGTACCCGCTTGCTAGCCGATCTCGGGGCTGAGGTCGTAAAGATCGAACCTCTGCGTGGCGACCCGGTCCGGCAGTGGGGTGCCCAGGTCGATGGCAAATCCCTCTGGTGGTCGGTCCACGGTCGCAACAAGCAAAGCATCGCTCTCGATCTAAAGTCCGAGGAAGGTCGAAGGATCGCTATCGATCTTGCGCAGAAATGCGATGTCGTGGTCGAGAATTTCCGCCCCGGTCAGCTCACGAAAATGGGTCTGGGTCCGGATGTTCTGCGTGAAGGCAATCGCGATCTTATCGTCGCCCATATCTCTGGGTATGGGCAAACGGGTCCCGGTAAGGATCGTGCCGCGTTCGGCGTCATTGGCGAGGCCGTTGGGGGGCTGCGCTATCTGACCGACCACCCGCCCGGTACATCCGATCTTCCGCCAGTCCGGGTAGGCATCAGCGTCGGCGACTCGCTCGCCGGTCTTTATGCAGCGCTGGGCATCGTCTCAGCGCTGTGGCGGCGCGAGCGCAGGGGGAGTGATCAACGGTATCAGACCGTCGATGTCGCGCTGACGGAGAGCGTTTTGAGCCTGATGGAGGGGATGCTCCCTGAATTTGGCGCGCTTGGACGGATAAAGCAGCCGACCGGAGGGGCCATCGCCACGGCGGCACCCTCCAACGCATATCCCTCTAAGCAAGGCGAGTTCGTCCTGATCGCGGCGAACTCGGAGCCGTTATTCGCGGCCCTTGCAGAACTGATGGAACGCAGGGACTTGATCGGGGACGAACGCTTCGCGGGCAATGCCGAACGGGTCGCGAACGCATCGGAACTCGATCGGATCATTACCGGGTGGTCGCAGTCGCTCGATACGCAGCAGCTGCTCTATTCGCTGGAATCGGCGGGCATACCTTCGTCAAAAGTGTACACTGCGGAAGATATCGCGACCGACGAACAATACCGTGCGCGCGGAATGGTGCGGGAGGTCGCTGATCCCCGGTTCGGCGATGTCCTGCATCCGGGAATCGTGCCGCATTTTCCCGGCGCACCTGGGAGCGTGCGCAATACCGGCCCCGAGACCGGTGCCGACGGCGTGCGGATCGTGCGCGAACTGCTTGGCTATGATGCCGGGAAGATCGCGCAATTACAGCAGAGCGGAGTGCTCAAGTGA